A portion of the Tepidanaerobacter syntrophicus genome contains these proteins:
- the gcvT gene encoding glycine cleavage system aminomethyltransferase GcvT: protein MLKRTPLYEQHLNLGAKMVDFAGYEMPIQYSSIIEEHMAVRAKMGIFDISHMGEVLVTGENAAEFLNGILTNNINKISEGQAQYTLLTYENGGTVDDLMVYKLTPAKYLLVVNAANKDKDVEYIKNFATADIKIEDISNECCLIAIQGPESINFIENIFGEVKLKPFYFQIVEFEGERLILSRTGYTGSDGYEIYGMAEPIRKLFLEAIDFGALPCGLGARDTLRFEAGLPLYGNELGPDITPVEAGLSKFIDFDKPFVGKDALLAQKEQEDRRRLIGLRLLEKGVPRHGYAVYYDGKEVGKVTSGGFAPYVKEYLAMALVKLPSKDIAGDLFEIEIHKKKHKAEKTSTNFLKNYKR from the coding sequence ATGCTTAAAAGAACACCACTGTATGAACAGCATCTGAATCTTGGAGCAAAAATGGTAGATTTTGCAGGTTATGAAATGCCGATTCAATACTCTTCAATTATTGAGGAACATATGGCTGTCAGGGCGAAGATGGGCATTTTTGATATTTCACATATGGGGGAAGTTCTTGTTACAGGCGAGAATGCGGCAGAGTTCCTAAACGGTATACTTACGAACAACATAAATAAAATTAGTGAAGGTCAGGCGCAGTACACATTGCTGACTTATGAAAACGGCGGAACAGTAGATGATTTGATGGTCTACAAGCTTACGCCGGCAAAATATCTGCTTGTAGTAAATGCGGCAAATAAGGATAAGGACGTAGAATATATTAAAAATTTTGCAACAGCTGATATAAAAATTGAAGATATAAGTAATGAGTGTTGCCTAATTGCTATCCAGGGACCTGAAAGCATCAATTTTATAGAAAATATTTTTGGTGAAGTAAAGCTTAAACCATTTTATTTCCAAATTGTTGAATTTGAAGGGGAACGACTGATTTTATCCCGGACGGGTTATACTGGCAGCGACGGTTACGAAATATATGGAATGGCTGAACCTATAAGAAAGCTGTTCCTTGAGGCGATTGATTTTGGAGCGCTTCCCTGCGGACTTGGGGCCAGAGACACGCTGCGCTTTGAGGCTGGTCTGCCGCTGTATGGCAATGAATTAGGGCCAGATATTACCCCGGTTGAAGCAGGACTTTCTAAATTTATCGATTTTGACAAGCCTTTTGTAGGTAAAGATGCCCTTCTTGCCCAAAAAGAGCAAGAAGACAGGAGACGTCTTATAGGGCTTAGGCTTTTAGAAAAAGGAGTGCCCAGGCATGGCTATGCAGTCTACTATGATGGAAAAGAAGTGGGAAAAGTAACATCCGGCGGTTTTGCGCCATATGTGAAAGAGTATCTGGCTATGGCTCTTGTAAAACTTCCATCAAAAGATATAGCCGGTGATTTATTTGAAATAGAAATTCACAAGAAAAAACATAAAGCAGAAAAAACATCTACAAATTTTTTAAAAAATTATAAGAGGTGA
- a CDS encoding ABC transporter ATP-binding protein — protein sequence MNSNEVLVETVDLKKHFIVGGEGLFSKKKKAVHAVDGINLKVAKGETLGLVGESGCGKSTLGRLILRLLEPTSGKVLFKGQNIYDMNGEELRKLRKKMQIIFQDPYASLNPRMPVSEIIGEPLETHEVAFGKEKEKMVYELMREVGLRSYHMKRYPHQFSGGQRQRIGIARALALNPELIICDEPVSALDVSIQAQVLNLLKDLQQQFQLTYIFISHDLRIVKYVSDKVYVMFLGKIVEAGNAKDIYDEPLHPYTRFLISAVPKVNPRLRESKRVILQGDVPSPVNPPAGCRFHTRCPNAMKQCSIEEPELKDFNGHMVACHLYSR from the coding sequence ATGAATAGTAATGAAGTCTTAGTTGAAACAGTAGATCTAAAAAAGCATTTTATAGTAGGCGGCGAAGGTTTGTTTAGCAAGAAAAAGAAAGCGGTACATGCGGTGGACGGCATAAATTTGAAAGTGGCAAAAGGAGAAACCTTAGGCCTTGTGGGTGAATCCGGCTGTGGGAAAAGCACATTAGGCCGTTTGATTTTACGCCTTTTGGAACCTACTTCCGGCAAAGTGCTTTTTAAAGGTCAAAACATATATGATATGAACGGCGAAGAACTTAGAAAACTGCGTAAAAAGATGCAGATAATTTTTCAAGACCCTTATGCCTCGCTAAATCCCCGCATGCCCGTAAGTGAAATAATCGGCGAACCCCTTGAAACTCATGAAGTAGCTTTCGGAAAAGAAAAGGAAAAGATGGTATATGAACTTATGAGAGAAGTAGGTTTAAGATCTTATCATATGAAACGATACCCTCATCAGTTCAGCGGCGGACAGCGCCAACGTATAGGAATCGCCAGAGCGCTTGCCCTAAATCCTGAGCTCATTATATGTGATGAGCCGGTTTCTGCCTTAGACGTCTCTATTCAAGCTCAGGTTCTAAATCTTTTAAAGGATCTTCAGCAGCAGTTTCAATTGACTTATATATTCATATCTCATGATCTTAGAATAGTAAAATATGTGTCAGATAAAGTATATGTAATGTTCTTAGGAAAAATAGTAGAGGCGGGCAACGCTAAAGACATATATGACGAACCCCTTCATCCATATACCAGATTTTTAATCTCAGCTGTTCCAAAAGTCAATCCAAGGCTAAGGGAGAGCAAAAGAGTTATTCTACAAGGGGATGTGCCAAGTCCCGTAAATCCACCGGCAGGGTGTAGATTTCATACAAGATGTCCAAACGCTATGAAACAATGCAGCATAGAAGAACCCGAGCTTAAGGATTTTAATGGGCATATGGTTGCATGCCATCTATATTCGAGATAA
- a CDS encoding ABC transporter ATP-binding protein codes for MDNDEILKVQGLKTYFYSDEGVIPAVDDVSFSIKKGKTLGLVGESGCGKSVSALSILKLIPSPPGKIVGGQIFFEGIDLSKKTYDEMCEIRGNEISMIFQEPMTSLNPVYTVGSQVMEVLKIHKHADQQEALKRTVELFNLVGIPDPEERLSSYPHQLSGGLRQRVMIAMALACNPKLLIADEPTTALDVTIQAQILELMKNIQKQNNMSILMITHDLGVISEVSDEVCVMYAGTVVEYSDVYSIFEEPLHPYTIGLYNSIPKFEQEKNQKLFNIPGVVPNLTKLPKGCRFWPRCVDAMDICKKKDPLIGEAKQGHMVKCWKYCKEVSSDE; via the coding sequence TTGGATAATGATGAAATACTGAAAGTGCAAGGCCTTAAGACCTATTTCTATAGCGATGAAGGAGTGATTCCGGCTGTTGATGATGTGAGCTTTTCAATAAAAAAAGGCAAGACACTGGGTCTTGTGGGCGAATCCGGCTGTGGAAAAAGCGTATCGGCTCTTTCTATATTAAAATTAATCCCGTCACCTCCGGGAAAAATTGTCGGCGGTCAAATCTTTTTTGAAGGCATAGACCTTTCGAAAAAAACCTATGATGAGATGTGCGAAATTCGCGGAAATGAAATTTCCATGATTTTTCAGGAGCCCATGACATCGCTGAATCCGGTTTACACAGTGGGAAGCCAAGTTATGGAGGTATTGAAGATTCATAAGCATGCAGACCAACAGGAGGCCTTAAAAAGGACTGTAGAACTATTTAACCTTGTAGGTATACCTGACCCGGAGGAAAGACTTTCTAGCTATCCTCATCAACTATCAGGCGGCTTAAGGCAGCGAGTTATGATTGCAATGGCACTTGCGTGCAACCCAAAGCTTTTAATTGCCGATGAGCCGACGACAGCCTTGGATGTTACTATTCAAGCTCAGATTTTGGAGCTGATGAAAAATATACAAAAACAAAATAATATGTCGATTTTGATGATAACACACGATTTAGGTGTAATATCAGAAGTCTCAGACGAAGTGTGTGTTATGTATGCAGGAACAGTAGTGGAATATTCTGATGTGTACTCGATTTTTGAAGAACCCCTTCACCCATATACTATCGGTCTTTACAATTCAATACCAAAATTTGAACAGGAAAAAAATCAAAAACTTTTCAATATACCAGGCGTTGTTCCGAACCTGACCAAGCTTCCAAAAGGTTGCCGCTTCTGGCCTCGCTGCGTTGATGCGATGGATATTTGCAAGAAAAAAGACCCTTTGATAGGCGAAGCAAAGCAAGGCCATATGGTTAAATGCTGGAAGTACTGCAAAGAGGTGAGCAGTGATGAATAG
- a CDS encoding ABC transporter permease, whose product MENKKDDFVKEEYDEEMEIYGTTFIKEVWYRFRKNRMAMIGAATVIIMVFVAIFAKWISPYDPYAVDLLKQFQPPSSQHILGTDIYGRDMLSRIIYGTRISLIIGLIPTLISMTIGSVLGIVSGYYGGKIDTVIMRIADMVMAFPSLLLAMVVMYTLGASIYNIFIALSIVGWAGTARVVRAQTLSIKEKEFIEAAKAIGVKNSVIMIRHIFPNCMAPLLVLLTMGIPEAIMSEASLSFLGVGAQPPTPSWGLMISNGKEYLFSAPWVAISPGFAILIVVLAFNFLGDGLRDALDPYMKQ is encoded by the coding sequence ATGGAAAATAAAAAAGATGATTTTGTAAAAGAAGAGTATGATGAAGAAATGGAAATTTACGGTACCACTTTTATAAAAGAAGTATGGTATCGTTTTAGAAAAAATAGAATGGCGATGATCGGCGCCGCGACTGTAATAATAATGGTTTTTGTAGCTATTTTTGCAAAATGGATTTCTCCGTACGATCCTTACGCAGTAGATTTGTTAAAACAATTTCAGCCGCCAAGCAGTCAGCATATTTTAGGGACTGATATATATGGTCGGGATATGCTAAGCCGTATTATTTACGGTACTCGTATTTCTCTTATCATAGGTCTTATTCCGACATTGATATCCATGACAATAGGATCTGTTCTAGGAATCGTATCAGGATATTATGGCGGCAAAATAGACACTGTTATAATGAGAATTGCAGATATGGTTATGGCATTTCCATCTCTCCTGCTTGCCATGGTAGTTATGTACACATTAGGCGCAAGCATTTACAATATATTTATAGCACTGAGTATCGTCGGATGGGCAGGCACTGCCAGAGTGGTAAGAGCCCAAACACTATCCATAAAGGAAAAGGAATTTATAGAAGCAGCTAAGGCCATTGGAGTAAAAAATAGCGTTATAATGATAAGACATATATTTCCAAACTGTATGGCGCCTCTTTTGGTATTACTTACAATGGGCATACCTGAAGCTATCATGTCTGAGGCAAGTCTCAGCTTTCTAGGTGTTGGCGCACAGCCTCCAACGCCCAGCTGGGGCCTTATGATTTCTAACGGCAAAGAATATTTATTTTCTGCGCCATGGGTTGCAATATCTCCCGGTTTTGCCATATTAATTGTCGTTTTAGCTTTCAACTTTTTAGGAGACGGCCTTCGAGATGCGCTGGATCCGTATATGAAACAATAA
- a CDS encoding ABC transporter permease — MGKYIFKRILISIPIIIGITIITFYLLNVVPGDPVVLMMKEHISPDVLERVKNEMHLNDPVYIRYFKFMGDLLHGNLGRSYKLNRNVTDLLLEAFPNTVVLSIAAIIIAWGIGIPAGIISAIKQYSFIDNFFMGFTLLGVSMPIFWSALIMQYIFGLKLNLLPISGFSGPQYVILPAIVLGWSSAASIARLTRSSLLEVIRTDYIRTARAKGLKERQVVFYHALKNAMLPVVTVMAIQVAGLLSGAVITESVFGIPGIGRVCVNAIQNRDMPLLQGSVIFTVGLVIIGNLVADIAYSYLDPRIRYD; from the coding sequence ATGGGCAAGTACATATTTAAAAGAATATTGATTTCAATTCCGATAATTATCGGTATAACCATTATTACATTCTACCTATTGAATGTAGTTCCGGGCGACCCTGTGGTATTAATGATGAAAGAACACATAAGCCCGGATGTGTTGGAACGTGTTAAAAATGAAATGCATTTAAATGATCCTGTCTATATCCGCTATTTTAAATTTATGGGAGATTTGCTGCATGGAAATTTAGGCAGGTCATATAAACTAAATAGAAACGTAACAGATCTACTTTTAGAGGCATTTCCCAATACCGTTGTTCTTTCCATTGCAGCTATAATAATTGCATGGGGAATCGGTATACCTGCCGGGATAATTTCTGCAATAAAACAGTACTCTTTTATAGATAATTTTTTTATGGGTTTTACGCTATTAGGAGTGTCAATGCCAATATTTTGGTCAGCACTTATCATGCAATATATTTTTGGCCTTAAATTAAATTTGCTGCCGATTTCAGGTTTTAGCGGACCGCAATATGTAATCTTGCCTGCAATCGTATTAGGATGGAGCTCTGCGGCATCTATAGCACGCCTGACAAGGTCAAGTTTGCTGGAAGTAATAAGAACTGATTATATAAGAACAGCTCGAGCAAAAGGACTAAAAGAAAGACAAGTCGTGTTCTATCATGCACTTAAAAATGCAATGCTGCCGGTTGTGACCGTAATGGCAATCCAAGTCGCAGGTTTGCTTTCAGGTGCTGTGATAACAGAAAGCGTCTTTGGAATCCCAGGCATTGGCAGGGTTTGTGTCAATGCCATACAAAACAGAGATATGCCTCTGTTGCAAGGCTCCGTAATATTTACGGTAGGCCTTGTTATAATAGGGAACCTGGTAGCAGATATTGCATATTCTTACCTTGATCCAAGAATAAGGTATGATTGA
- a CDS encoding ABC transporter substrate-binding protein: MPVRKKWLVSFVILLLILSQLTGCSSSSAPPAQQKEKVITIAKTSDPGTADVQLTTEEYFIPLNIYDRLVEAVTIEPGKSELQPGLAEKWDVSEDGLVYTFHLRKGVKFHNGEELKADDVLYTFDRMLDPKTKALNTDFLNMIDGAQERMDGTADSTRGLKVIDDYTIQITLAQPFAPFIACLSTPAGSIYNRKATEAAGQDFGVKAEATVGTGPFVLSSWSYNDQIVLAANPNYFKGKPDLDKIVAKIVPDAETQRMMFEKGEIDVFDCDNARSQIPYFKNSEKWKNQIVSGPRVGVYYYNINQAIEPFDDVKVRKAMQRAINKQLLLDTLYNGTGTVAKGILPPGLIGYNPNLPGIPYDIEAAKSLLTEAGYPNGFQMQISQTVDSPNTLKLNEAVQAMLNDISVKAEIVQMDEAAWFGTRREGKLPMYTSDWSADFNDPDNFMYTFFSKQNSKVRSFNYNNEYVQEGLEKARAMTDQNERIALYNELEKIIVYDDAAWIPLFHLDHLFVVQPRVKNFKVSWNGWSDMPYYEVKVEE; this comes from the coding sequence ATGCCAGTAAGAAAAAAATGGTTAGTATCTTTTGTAATATTATTATTGATATTATCTCAACTTACGGGATGTTCCTCAAGCTCAGCTCCTCCTGCCCAGCAAAAAGAAAAAGTTATAACTATAGCTAAAACGTCAGATCCCGGAACAGCCGATGTTCAACTTACTACTGAAGAATACTTCATACCTTTGAACATTTATGATCGCTTAGTTGAAGCTGTTACGATAGAACCGGGGAAATCCGAACTTCAACCGGGACTTGCAGAAAAGTGGGATGTATCAGAAGACGGCCTTGTTTACACATTTCATTTAAGAAAGGGTGTAAAGTTTCACAATGGAGAAGAACTCAAGGCAGATGACGTCCTCTACACTTTTGATCGTATGTTAGATCCTAAGACAAAGGCATTAAATACGGATTTTCTTAATATGATAGATGGCGCTCAGGAAAGAATGGATGGCACCGCTGATTCTACAAGAGGTCTTAAAGTCATAGACGATTATACAATTCAAATTACACTTGCGCAGCCTTTTGCGCCATTTATAGCCTGTCTTTCAACTCCGGCAGGATCAATATATAATCGAAAAGCCACTGAAGCCGCAGGACAGGATTTTGGAGTAAAAGCCGAAGCTACAGTAGGAACAGGACCCTTTGTGCTGAGTAGTTGGTCTTATAATGACCAAATTGTTTTAGCAGCTAATCCAAATTATTTTAAAGGTAAACCGGACTTGGATAAAATTGTAGCCAAAATAGTTCCGGATGCAGAAACACAAAGAATGATGTTTGAAAAAGGTGAAATTGATGTATTTGACTGCGACAATGCACGTTCTCAGATTCCCTATTTTAAAAACAGCGAAAAGTGGAAAAACCAGATAGTCAGCGGCCCCAGGGTGGGCGTCTATTACTATAACATCAATCAGGCCATAGAACCTTTTGATGATGTCAAAGTTAGAAAAGCTATGCAGCGGGCAATCAACAAGCAGCTTCTTCTAGATACGCTTTATAATGGCACAGGCACAGTTGCTAAAGGCATTCTGCCGCCGGGCCTTATAGGATATAATCCAAATCTGCCGGGCATACCATATGATATAGAAGCGGCAAAGTCGCTGTTGACAGAAGCAGGCTATCCGAATGGTTTTCAAATGCAAATTTCGCAAACTGTTGATTCTCCAAATACCTTAAAGCTAAATGAAGCTGTCCAGGCCATGCTCAATGATATAAGCGTAAAAGCAGAGATAGTGCAAATGGATGAAGCTGCATGGTTTGGAACCAGACGAGAAGGTAAACTTCCAATGTACACAAGTGACTGGTCTGCAGATTTCAATGATCCGGATAACTTTATGTATACATTCTTTTCTAAGCAAAACTCAAAAGTAAGATCTTTCAATTACAACAACGAGTATGTTCAGGAAGGGCTTGAAAAAGCAAGAGCAATGACTGATCAGAACGAAAGAATTGCTTTATACAATGAACTTGAAAAAATAATAGTTTATGATGATGCTGCATGGATTCCATTATTCCATTTAGATCATTTATTCGTTGTGCAGCCCCGAGTTAAGAATTTTAAGGTTTCATGGAATGGCTGGAGCGATATGCCTTATTATGAAGTAAAAGTAGAAGAATAA